From Parus major isolate Abel chromosome 1A, Parus_major1.1, whole genome shotgun sequence, the proteins below share one genomic window:
- the DNAJB9 gene encoding dnaJ homolog subfamily B member 9, whose protein sequence is MATTQSVFTFALCILMITELILATESYYDILGVPKNASDRQIKKAFHKLAMKYHPDKNKSPGAEAKFREIAEAYETLSDENKRREYDQLGRHGGKGSNGSPFHQSFNFNFDDLFKDFDLFSQNSRSKKHFENHFRSHREAHNRQRRSFQEFSFGGGLFDDVFENMEKMFSFSDFENAHRHAVRTDARFHGSSKHCRTVTQRRGNMVTTYTDCSGQ, encoded by the exons ATGGCCACTACACAATCTGTCTTCACATTTGCTCTCTGCATTTTAATGATAACTGAACTAATACTGGCTACAGAGAGCTATTATGATATCTTAGGAGTTCCAAAAAATGCATCTGACCGTCAGATTAAGAAGGCATTTCACAAGCTGGCTATGAAATACCACCCAGACAAAAATAAGAGTCCTGGAGCAGAAGCAAAATTTAGAGAAATTGCTGAAG CATATGAAACATTGTCAGATGAGAATAAACGAAGAGAATATGATCAGCTTGGCCGTcatggaggaaaaggaagtaATGGAAGCCCATTCCATCAGTCATTTAATTTCAACTTTGACGATCTGTTCAAAGACTTTGACCTATTTAGTCAAAACTCCCGGTcaaaaaagcactttgaaaatCATTTCCGAAGTCATCGGGAGGCTCATAATCGGCAAAGACGTTCTTTCCAGGAGTTTTCTTTTGGAGGTGGACTGTTTGAtgatgtatttgaaaatatggaaaagatgttttcattcaGTGACTTTGAAAATGCACACAGACACGCGGTACGAACTGATGCCAGGTTTCATGGATCCAGCAAGCACTGCAGGACTGTCACTCAGAGACGAGGAAACATGGTTACCACATACACTGACTGTTCTGGACAAtaa
- the THAP5 gene encoding THAP domain-containing protein 5 isoform X3 has protein sequence MKRDSWTPSKHQLLCSDHFTPDSLDVRWGIRYLKNTAVPTIFSSPDDEEKDSSESSSQQVQREERAETNVVSEKVSVMLEPCIPKKNPVIAQNVEEKVFFSKVGCSTALSKPLQIQNLQLPDECGFQADSVILDSSSEQYIHQPNPVLMTTAVQSMEGTSVQTSVEDSGGCTATVLQFTDPDYLSSSLKLNNAFGLVTNYAVENSVPHVVCSGEVQTSEDAVLLSTVTQTIEQFSGSEESVIAIIMPAESPEEPERVSSSFLPVKEEFLDIDKTEVNEYDGNEILQTEHSYCRQDIDRDHLWQKISKLHSKITLLEMQEVKTLGRLRSLEALIRQLKQENVLSEEKLKMVENYFTTLEVTMIQ, from the exons ATGAAGAGAGATTCATGGACTCCAAGTAagcaccagctcctctgcagtgaTCATTTTACCCCTGATTCCCTGGATGTGCGATGGGGGATACGGTACTTGAAAAATACTGCTGTGCCAActattttctcttccccagaTGATGAG gaaAAAGATTCTTCTGAGAGCAGTTCACAACAGGTACAGAGAGAAGAGCGGGCAGAAACAAATGTTGTGTCAGAGAAAGTATCTGTAATGCTTGAACCTTGTATACCAAAGAAAAATCCTGTAATTGCACAAAATGTagaggaaaaggtgtttttttccaaagtggGTTGCTCAACTGCACTGAGTAAACCTTTACAAATTCAAAACCTGCAGCTTCCAGATGAATGTGGCTTTCAGGCAGACAGTGTCATTCTTGATAGTTCTTCTGAGCAGTATATACATCAGCCTAATCCTGTTTTAATGACAACAGCAGTCCAGAGCATGGAAGGTACCAGTGTTCAAACTTCTGTAGAGGATTCAGGAGGTTGTACAGCTACAGTCCTGCAATTTACAGACCCCGACTACTTGAGTTCATCTCTGAAACTGAACAATGCTTTTGGGTTGGTTACGAACTATGCAGTTGAAAATTCTGTCCCTCACGTGGTCTGTTCTGGTGAAGTGCAGACCAGTGAAGATGCAGTTTTACTGAGTACAGTCACACAAACTATTGAACAGTTCAGTGGAAGTGAAGAGTCTGTCATTGCTATTATTATGCCAGCTGAGAGTCCAGAAGAGCCTGAAAGAGTAAGTAGTTCTTTCCTGCCTGTTAAGGAAGAGTTTCTTGATATAGACAAGACAGAAGTGAATGAATATGACGGAAATGAAATACTGCAGACTGAGCATTCATACTGCAGACAAGACATAGACAGAGATCACCTTTGgcagaaaatttcaaaactCCACTCTAAGATAACTTTACTTGAAATGCAGGAGGTAAAAACTTTGGGGAGACTCAGGTCCTTGGAAGCTCTTATTAGACAACTGAAGcaagaaaatgtgctttctgaagaaaagctgaagatgGTAGAAAACTACTTTACAACACTTGAAGTGACTATGATACAGTAA
- the THAP5 gene encoding THAP domain-containing protein 5 isoform X1, whose product MPRYCAATRCKNRGGQNAKDQRKLSFYPFPLHDKERLEKWLRNMKRDSWTPSKHQLLCSDHFTPDSLDVRWGIRYLKNTAVPTIFSSPDDEEKDSSESSSQQVQREERAETNVVSEKVSVMLEPCIPKKNPVIAQNVEEKVFFSKVGCSTALSKPLQIQNLQLPDECGFQADSVILDSSSEQYIHQPNPVLMTTAVQSMEGTSVQTSVEDSGGCTATVLQFTDPDYLSSSLKLNNAFGLVTNYAVENSVPHVVCSGEVQTSEDAVLLSTVTQTIEQFSGSEESVIAIIMPAESPEEPERVSSSFLPVKEEFLDIDKTEVNEYDGNEILQTEHSYCRQDIDRDHLWQKISKLHSKITLLEMQEVKTLGRLRSLEALIRQLKQENVLSEEKLKMVENYFTTLEVTMIQ is encoded by the exons ATGCCGCGGTACTGCGCCGCCACCCGCTGCAAGAACCGCGGCGGCCAGAACGCCAAGGACCAGCGCAAGCTCAGCTTTTACCC atTTCCACTTCATGATAAAGAGAGACTTGAGAAATGGTTGCGGAATATGAAGAGAGATTCATGGACTCCAAGTAagcaccagctcctctgcagtgaTCATTTTACCCCTGATTCCCTGGATGTGCGATGGGGGATACGGTACTTGAAAAATACTGCTGTGCCAActattttctcttccccagaTGATGAG gaaAAAGATTCTTCTGAGAGCAGTTCACAACAGGTACAGAGAGAAGAGCGGGCAGAAACAAATGTTGTGTCAGAGAAAGTATCTGTAATGCTTGAACCTTGTATACCAAAGAAAAATCCTGTAATTGCACAAAATGTagaggaaaaggtgtttttttccaaagtggGTTGCTCAACTGCACTGAGTAAACCTTTACAAATTCAAAACCTGCAGCTTCCAGATGAATGTGGCTTTCAGGCAGACAGTGTCATTCTTGATAGTTCTTCTGAGCAGTATATACATCAGCCTAATCCTGTTTTAATGACAACAGCAGTCCAGAGCATGGAAGGTACCAGTGTTCAAACTTCTGTAGAGGATTCAGGAGGTTGTACAGCTACAGTCCTGCAATTTACAGACCCCGACTACTTGAGTTCATCTCTGAAACTGAACAATGCTTTTGGGTTGGTTACGAACTATGCAGTTGAAAATTCTGTCCCTCACGTGGTCTGTTCTGGTGAAGTGCAGACCAGTGAAGATGCAGTTTTACTGAGTACAGTCACACAAACTATTGAACAGTTCAGTGGAAGTGAAGAGTCTGTCATTGCTATTATTATGCCAGCTGAGAGTCCAGAAGAGCCTGAAAGAGTAAGTAGTTCTTTCCTGCCTGTTAAGGAAGAGTTTCTTGATATAGACAAGACAGAAGTGAATGAATATGACGGAAATGAAATACTGCAGACTGAGCATTCATACTGCAGACAAGACATAGACAGAGATCACCTTTGgcagaaaatttcaaaactCCACTCTAAGATAACTTTACTTGAAATGCAGGAGGTAAAAACTTTGGGGAGACTCAGGTCCTTGGAAGCTCTTATTAGACAACTGAAGcaagaaaatgtgctttctgaagaaaagctgaagatgGTAGAAAACTACTTTACAACACTTGAAGTGACTATGATACAGTAA
- the THAP5 gene encoding THAP domain-containing protein 5 isoform X2, giving the protein MTIYKPGEGPGRVSKFPLHDKERLEKWLRNMKRDSWTPSKHQLLCSDHFTPDSLDVRWGIRYLKNTAVPTIFSSPDDEEKDSSESSSQQVQREERAETNVVSEKVSVMLEPCIPKKNPVIAQNVEEKVFFSKVGCSTALSKPLQIQNLQLPDECGFQADSVILDSSSEQYIHQPNPVLMTTAVQSMEGTSVQTSVEDSGGCTATVLQFTDPDYLSSSLKLNNAFGLVTNYAVENSVPHVVCSGEVQTSEDAVLLSTVTQTIEQFSGSEESVIAIIMPAESPEEPERVSSSFLPVKEEFLDIDKTEVNEYDGNEILQTEHSYCRQDIDRDHLWQKISKLHSKITLLEMQEVKTLGRLRSLEALIRQLKQENVLSEEKLKMVENYFTTLEVTMIQ; this is encoded by the exons ATGACGATATACAAGCCAGGAGAAGGGCCCGGAAGAGTAAGCAA atTTCCACTTCATGATAAAGAGAGACTTGAGAAATGGTTGCGGAATATGAAGAGAGATTCATGGACTCCAAGTAagcaccagctcctctgcagtgaTCATTTTACCCCTGATTCCCTGGATGTGCGATGGGGGATACGGTACTTGAAAAATACTGCTGTGCCAActattttctcttccccagaTGATGAG gaaAAAGATTCTTCTGAGAGCAGTTCACAACAGGTACAGAGAGAAGAGCGGGCAGAAACAAATGTTGTGTCAGAGAAAGTATCTGTAATGCTTGAACCTTGTATACCAAAGAAAAATCCTGTAATTGCACAAAATGTagaggaaaaggtgtttttttccaaagtggGTTGCTCAACTGCACTGAGTAAACCTTTACAAATTCAAAACCTGCAGCTTCCAGATGAATGTGGCTTTCAGGCAGACAGTGTCATTCTTGATAGTTCTTCTGAGCAGTATATACATCAGCCTAATCCTGTTTTAATGACAACAGCAGTCCAGAGCATGGAAGGTACCAGTGTTCAAACTTCTGTAGAGGATTCAGGAGGTTGTACAGCTACAGTCCTGCAATTTACAGACCCCGACTACTTGAGTTCATCTCTGAAACTGAACAATGCTTTTGGGTTGGTTACGAACTATGCAGTTGAAAATTCTGTCCCTCACGTGGTCTGTTCTGGTGAAGTGCAGACCAGTGAAGATGCAGTTTTACTGAGTACAGTCACACAAACTATTGAACAGTTCAGTGGAAGTGAAGAGTCTGTCATTGCTATTATTATGCCAGCTGAGAGTCCAGAAGAGCCTGAAAGAGTAAGTAGTTCTTTCCTGCCTGTTAAGGAAGAGTTTCTTGATATAGACAAGACAGAAGTGAATGAATATGACGGAAATGAAATACTGCAGACTGAGCATTCATACTGCAGACAAGACATAGACAGAGATCACCTTTGgcagaaaatttcaaaactCCACTCTAAGATAACTTTACTTGAAATGCAGGAGGTAAAAACTTTGGGGAGACTCAGGTCCTTGGAAGCTCTTATTAGACAACTGAAGcaagaaaatgtgctttctgaagaaaagctgaagatgGTAGAAAACTACTTTACAACACTTGAAGTGACTATGATACAGTAA